AAGATTTCAATGCAATTGCATCAATTTACAGGTCAGACAAGACAGTTAAGAAGTCCCTCCATGGTCGCTATACAAGCCCAGAGGCTGTCACTTCTCTGCATCCCATTGTGAAGGTATTTATGCACTGGATCCAGATCACTGGTGATCGAACTAATTCACTGACCCATATAACTGCCCATAATAAAATCATTCCTTTCAGGAAAGTCTTGTTATAAACTTTCTCaaggttttgatttgttttttaacccATGTATGGAATTATATCCCTGCTATGGAAGCTGATATaatggattttaaaagaaattatagGGAAGAGCTCATTTGCTATTAGATGGGTTATTTTATTAAAGTGATGCCTACAGTTGGGATTATGGCCCTATTGTGCTAGtcactatatatacacatagtaaaagacagtccctgccccaaagagcttgcagtctagattgacaaagggtaggagaagaAATGAAGGAACAAAGAGGCAAGTGACTTAATTCGGGTCACAGAGCAGGTTATTAGCAGGagccagaatagaacccaggtctcttcaATCCCATTCTGTGCCCTCTATCTATTAGACTGTGCTCCCTATAGAGTTAATTTCTATAGACTGTATTAAATATCTGTAGAACCCTACTAGCTTCATGAATGTTACTGTCTATAGGATTTTTCTATGAGGAATAACCAACCGAACAGGAACTAATCTTTTATAAGAAGAACTGGAAACCTTCATACTTGGCCTCTGATTTCTTACACAAAATCACACGTGCTGCTGCTCAGCTCATATGAACAGACGTTTTCATACTCAAGCCAGGGAGCTGGGCACATTTGCACAAGCAAAAATTGGGAACACAGATGAAAATTTGTCGTACAAAGAGAGTGCACAGAGGAAATACACCAGGTGCCCTACAGCCTCATCTCTTGCCACTAGGTGGCCTCAGAGTAAACTATCTAAAAATCATTTCAGCTGGGCAGCACATGATATATTTCAAGCGTCATCTACAGAAATAAAGCCATACTCGGTAGCAATTTCTCTCTGATAAGCAACAACATTGACAGCCCTTCCAATCTGTCAGTGAAACCAAAATATAGATCATTAGATTAGTGCTTAACTAGGGTTTGTTTATGACTATATAGTATGTACTGACAGCCCTTGAAAACAACTGCAATGCGTTCTATTTAGGGGATCATTCATAACCCAATGTTATTTCATCAaacaagagaaggaaaagaacccgatgtttcttcacttctgaaTTGTTGAAGAAAATCCTGAGCCTTGAGATATATGGACGTAGATTAGaggcaaaattttgaaaaatgcgtaaatcccattttcaacaatgatttaggcacttaggagccttaatttcactgaaaatcaatgggacttaggttcctaagtcactatggtgtttttgaaaattctgccctAGAACTAAAgtatattacattttcaaaatatttcttgaaAGATCAACTTAGGGTCTAATTTACAGCAAGCATTAATTCATACATTTTGTTCCACATAAGACACTCATCAAGGCTGTGATACCTAACATTTTGCCAGGAAGCTAGTAACAAATTTTAGCCTTTtgaaaaattcccattaaaatccCACATCTAAACTATAAAACGTTTTAAGAATTGAATAGcagcttttagaaagacatctgaaAGTGAGATGTCAGTGCTGAAATATTTCTCATCCAACTTCTCTCATTTTTGCCAAAGCTATTTGGCAACAAGAAACAACTAAGAATTCCAGAAACTTTCTTGTGCAGGAACAGTACTGTAACTTCGGAATTCAGGCTGAGATGTTGAGGATCACCTCGTCCATTCCTTACCAACTTAAACCAAATCAAAATGACCCCCTCTCAGTTTGAAATACTAGTGCCCTCACACATAGTGGCACCGAAATATAAAAGATGTGAAATAAAACTGACGTAGCTATTTCTGTGTGTAGCCAAGCCTCGGCGTAACTCAGGAGCAGAAGCCCACTGACTTATGCTCCTCAGTCATTTGGGTGGTTTGAATCTGATCCCCAATTTCCCTTATTTTCATGAGAATTGGGTGCCCAAATGGTTTAGCCAGACgtgaaaaaaatctcagtcttGATCTCTAATAAAACACAAAATGGTTTCTGCAATACTTGATGCCTGCCTCACAACCTGCCGTGGCCCAAAAGTGGCACAAAGCCTGTGACAGACCCAAAATGAAGATTGCACAAACGTGGTTTATGCCAACGCTTTAAATTGCTGTGGGATTCCTTCCTTGAGGGGAAACGACTCGTACTGCAACTTCAAGTTAATGATTCTTTACTTTTTGGTGTAAATAATTTTGTGACAGTTAAAGCAAGAGAGGACCCTGTATTTATGTGGAACACAGGTGAGGCGGGGCCTCGAATGAGTGGCATCCTTTGAAATGAGGTATGTTTCAGGGGTATGGCCTGATTATATATTTCCTCTTCATAATTTAAAcaccaggggcctgattctcatttacattaaagcCCTTTTCCATAGCTCTGGCAATGCCAAGAGCCATAACTTCCTACTCCCTTCTTAGATCTTTCCTTTGCCgagatgcctacaaaaaactagATAAGGGTAATGCGACTGGTGTGATGAGACCATTGCCTCTCCTGTTGACCAATACTGTCTCGTTGTATTCTTGTGCTTTCCCATCTGTCTGTACCCTCCTATtgtttatatttagattgtaaactctttgggggagggactgtctttgtgttttgtgtttgtacagcaccttgcacgaTGAGGTCATGGTCCAtgtctggggctcctaggcactaccaatacaaataaataataatttacacATTAAGGCTGCTTTATACTACCAGGATAGTACAAAAGGCCCATAgaataaatgagaatcaagctcATTAAATTTTAAGAACATTTCCCAGTGAAAAAATGTCTTTTTAGTCGATAGTCATGTGTGAAATACTATAAATCCCAGTTGGAATAATCCTCTGTCCAAGTCATGCCTTGTTTCATCATTTCCCCCTCATTCAGCTCCTCACTTATTTACAGTTGATGTTTTGTTATCTGTGACCTTCAGTAAAACCTTCCGATAGTCATAATAACTCACCTTGGTGCATGAAGCCATCTCTGGAGctgagtaaataaaacaaatgcattgTTTGGTGCATGCCTgccaagaaaaaagaaagatgggTCTAATAGGAAGATGGATAGTCTGCTATTGGTAAAGGAATCAAATTTAGCTTCTGCCAATGTAGGCAACCTGGTATTAAAAGAAGGAGCTTAAGTTATTAAACTGAGCAGCTTTAATCATCCAGTTCAGGAAAATCCATTGCTGCAGGAGTGCTGAAGCTTAATGTATTTTTACTGCAAAGCCAATACATTTATTCTGATCAGCTAGCCATTGCTCACTAGTGTGTATGAAACTTCATTCTCTGAGTTCTCGGTCAGTAGTACGGGATGAAATGGATTTTTACTTGGAAATTGACCCTGTAACCTTGAACTTGATCATCCTGGTAGCTAGTTATGTTATTCTGCTTTTGGTGTTCCTGATTTCTTGCGTGCTATATGACTGTAGGGGGATAGATCCCAATAAGGAATATGCTCCTGAGATTCCTACGGATTCCCAGCCTCCAATCCGATTGGTGGTGATGCAACAGAACTTCCCTGGTACCCGCTGGGCAAAAGGACTTGTCTCTGATTATGAAAATTCTTCTGATCTGCCAGGGAAAAGAACTACTGTGGTTTAGGGGCCCACCAATTGCTTCTGAGTTCAAGTATCTATGGATAAGCTTGTCTTATCTGCCATGTTTACTTTCAGTTTGCAAATGGATAATACTCCAGCAAGGTAAGTTGAAACAGTGACTGATTTGATGTGGTGGTGTCACTGAGTGAGTTATTTTGTGTTTGGCTCTGTTCTGTGTTCATACAGTCCTAGAGActtgcagtcccaccagtcatgCCATAAGAGAGAGAGGGCCTCATTTTTATTGGCaccaagagtatgtctacacatcaaagaaaaacccgtggctggcccatgccagccgactcAGGCTCGGGTTGCAGGGCTGTTCCATTACTGTGTAGACGTCTGGGCTTGGACTagaacctgagctctgggaccctcccaccccacagggtcctagagcctggactccagcctgaacccagaaagccacacagcaatgaaacagccccacagcccaagccctgtgagcccgagtcggCTGACATGGGACAGccacgggtttttctttgctgtgtagacatactcttagagccCAAGCGGCAGTGACTTCCTACCCCACTGTGGCACTGGAAAGGGGCTTTTGTAtaaatgagatttaggttccgTGTCTTTATTTTTACAGGAACACAGCATTGTTCAATTAAACCCACCCCTGCAGGACTCAACTGTACTATAGTGGGGTATCTGCATTGGGCTTTTATCAGCCAGACTGCAACTGACCTTGATAGACTGTATATCTCTCAAGTGAAAAAAGAAATGCCTAGGGATTTTACAAGCATATATATGAAGTATGTCTGATTTGAGCCTTCTGTGGCTGCTATCAGAGTGTAGCATTTATAATGTCATTTGTAGGCTCCTCAGAGCTGGCAGAGCCAAGCCTGTTTTGTATCAGATACAATATGATCTTTAACTACTGCCATAAATTGATTCTCAATGCCCCTTTCTGTGTTACCGTCTTCCACTGAACGTTATATGGGGATCTAGGATAATTCTGGGCTGGGTATGATATCTTCATTCATTATGCAAACTTAAACCAGGATAAAACGATCATCAATGCAGAAAGAATGAGTCATAATCAATGTCCTCACTATTGAGAAATGTATTGCAAGTGCAATCAAATTCTATTTACATACATGCATTTATATATGCACATTTCCCTGGTCTTTCTCACCCGAATATTTCTTTTGCTGTATTAAATTGTGGAGGTTGGTCTGTAGTTGTGGCAATTGTACAGTCAAAATTTCTAGTATCTACAGTAATAACAGCATGATCTCCAAACAAATGCAAGAAAACTACACCTTAAGAGCCTTCTTCGTCAATGAAAACCTTCCTATCTATGGTATTTACATAACCCCCCATTAtcctggtatctgagcacctcacaatcttcaatgtacttatcctcacaacacctctatgATCTAAGGAAGTGCCATTatctccagtttacagatggtaaactgaggcatagagagactaaattgcccaaggctacacaggaagtctgtgatggagcagAAAATTGACcctaggtctcccaagtcctagactAATGCCCCAACCACAGATTCCTCTGTTTCTGTATGCAGATTGCTTGAGGTTTTTATGGTAAGGGTACAGATTGATTGATTGTGGATCCCAATTTACAGGTATTAAGGAACATGTATCACTGTGCTCATAAAAGAGTTTGCTATACTCTTGAATGGAAACCTGAAGTTCCTTTCTGATGGGTGGTAATGGTCACCATTGTTTGTGTTCTTCCAAAGCAGCAATAAAATGGTGGCATCTAGCCACCATTCACATACAATACCCATACTATtccccttttcttccttccttttgcAACATAAAATCCTTCTCTCTTTGAGTTGCAACAAAATTACACTGGAAAGAGATCAATGGAGGGTGTTAAATGTAtaacaaagcaaatattttagcCCGgttaaaaataattcctacagcattcCAGAGTGCTGTGATAGCCCAAAACCTACTGAAAAataagtttcagccaaaaaaaattcacccagctctagttaggTGCTATGTAATCAAGATCCTGCAGAGCAGAAGTGAGAGTAAACAAATACAGAACATTTCAAAGGTTAAGCTGGCAGTGAAGAGGAGACCACAAACCTCACTACCTTCCATTCCAAGATCAAGGCACACATCTTCAATCTTATTTTTGCTCATGTAAACACTTAGATCAGGGTATATATCATACATGGGTTTTTTTAAGAAACCCACACAAGGTCACGttgaggagaggaggaaagaaccacatgttcaaaacaaacaaaagaaccaTGAACATGACAACTATTAGTAATGTAGCTTACTGCACTTTGGAAGACATTCCACTGCTCTGGTGATGAGGCCCACATATGACTCTGAAAAGCATGGAATAGTGATATCTAACGGAGGCGTTCTTGAGAGAGTAGAGTGCCTTGGTATTAACAGGGTCCAACAAAGGCCCTGAAGTAAATAGCAACAAATGCTACAAAGAATGATTGCTAATGGATACAAGGCAGCTGATATAGAGCAGATGTGATGTCTAAGCCTGTAGAAcagattctgatactcttacTCATGCTGGGTATCACCTTACTCCTcaaacagtcccactgacttcagtaagtaAGGTACTATTCCTCATAAGTCAGggcatcagaatctgaccctgggAATGAAAATCAAGAAGCCATGAAGATCATTATCCCCCTATCCACCTGCTGATGCTACCCTGAATTCCAAGGGACCAGATTTTCAttgcttttaaggccagaaatgaTCTTCATGAAAATCTTAGTTTAACCTCTTATAGCATAGGCCTGAGAGCCTCACCCAGTAATCTCTGCATCCAGcctataacttctgtttgagctacagcatctcttttagaaaggcatccagtcttgatttaaagacttcaagtgacagagaatccaccacgtcccttggtaaattgttccaatgggtaattaccctcacttaaaaTGTTATGTTTATTTCTGCTTCACTGGCAGGAGCACATGCCACCTT
This portion of the Dermochelys coriacea isolate rDerCor1 chromosome 14, rDerCor1.pri.v4, whole genome shotgun sequence genome encodes:
- the LOC122456718 gene encoding small integral membrane protein 36-like — encoded protein: MDFYLEIDPVTLNLIILVASYVILLLVFLISCVLYDCRGIDPNKEYAPEIPTDSQPPIRLVVMQQNFPGTRWAKGLVSDYENSSDLPGKRTTVV